The Hordeum vulgare subsp. vulgare chromosome 7H, MorexV3_pseudomolecules_assembly, whole genome shotgun sequence DNA window AGTGTGGGGAGGCATATTAGTTGTATCTGGGTTTGGCCCATAAGCCGTCATGTTCTGACTAGGAAATCCTAGCTACTCTTGCTATGATTTTGAATGAAATTCCCTACAATTCGACCACTGAAACTTAGAGTTATTTTGTGTTTCGACCTCGTTATTCTACGGTACAAGTCTAGGCCTGTCAAGAGAGCGCCGTCGCGCACGCACTGGTGGAGGCGCAGGTCGCGAGCGTCCTCGGCCACACCAAGGGCGTCCTCGCGGGACAAATTCGTTGTTCCGACCCTAGCTACGTAAATAATTAACAGAACGAACTCGTCGTGAAAAgatttcacgatctgacccttttTAGGAACGCCAGAAACCGTGACGTTGCTATGGCACATAGAAACGTCAGCCGTGACGTTTCTTCTCCAAATACAGACGTCGGTCTACTGCGACGTTGCAGGCCACATGAAAAACACCATGTACTTTGGCGTTTCTTTGCAGGGCTGCAACTTCATGCAGCTTGGCGTTGCTGCCTAGTCCCAAAATGTGCTGACTGGATGTGGATGGACGGCAAAATTTACTTGTGGTTGGTTCCCCACACATTGAGAGCGCATTGATTGTGCTGGATCGATGACGACGCAGGCTGCGCCGCGGGTTCGAAGACCAACCACGCCGTTCAGGCTCGGTCAATCAATGAGTGCGTTTGCTGCCGGTTTAGGCTGGTTATAGTAAGGGTAACATAGCTAGTATGATATTCTTGAGACTAACAGACATGCTGATATGGTAAGTAATTAAAAAAAAACGTTAGAGTAATATAGatagataccgtatcatattgaaTGTTATGCTATGGCTTTCACGCACGCATATATCCACCCACGCTTTGAGTGTTTGATCGTTATATGGACCATAGCTATAGCTTTGACTTTATGTACCGTGCCTGTGCCCGTGTCGAtcgcccatgcatgcatgcaaaagcgtGGCATCGTCCATTTGCATGCATGCAGCTCAACAATTCAACACACACACATCTCTCCCTCTAGTCTTTTCTGCTCGAGAGTCGAGAAGAGAACCCTGCAAagcatatactcccttcgttcgtaAATAAGTATGCATATAAAAATTTTAAACAACTTATGGAGTGTAGTAAAAAAAATTGCATTGGAAAGGTGCAACCTATCATCCCTCTCATCTTTAATTACTTCATATCCAATGAGCTAAACGCATGTAGAAATTAAGGAGACCATGTGTTAAATGTTATTGGTCTTGATTACCGTGTGATGAGAAAGAAGCATTTTTTCTCTACTTTATAGTACATTGAAAGATAGATGTACACTTTTTGATGGACAAATTTTAAAGCTAAATGTACACTTATCcgtgaacagagggagtacacgCAAAGAGAAAGAACATCTGGCTAGAACGGTATGCTGCCGGTACCAGGCAGCAACGTCAAGCTGCATGGCGTTGCAGCCTAACCGGCACAGTCCATTGCGTTTTTATGTGGTCTGCAACGTCGCGATAGACTGACGTCTGTATTTGGAGCAAAAACGTCACCGTAGACTGACGTTTCTACGTGTCGCAGCAACGTTACGGTTTCTAGCGTTTCTAAAAAGGATCAATTCGTGAAATCTTTTTAGAACGAGTTCGTTCTGTGAATTCTTTACCTAGCTAGGGTCGAAACAGTGAATTTGTCCGTCCTCGCGAGCGTCCTCGCCTCCGTTCGCCGCGTGTGCTCGCCTTCGAGGggtagaggaagaggagaatGTACATGGCGGCGGTGAAGggtagaggaagaggagaatGTACATGGCGGCGGTGAAGggtagaggaagaggagaaaTTACATGGCACACCGCACACGGATGGAAGCGATGGACTCGGCTGGGGTGCTAGGTTTTCACCTCCAAACGttccttcttttttcttttttattcgtCTTATTATTTTCTGGGGAGTGATCTGCGTCGGCGCGCCAGCTGCACGATCCACCAACCCACGCGCATCCGCACCGTTGGATCTTCATGCAATATATTTTTttctatgcagcaaaatttcgatgcgatgcaacatttttttcaatggttgcaacaaaaaacaaaatttgtagcaaaaaaatatctacgtgatcgtatcaaaaaaacgaagttgatggtgcgtggtagcaaacgtcaaacgccggttgtaacaaaaattgacgtgacgtgtatgcaacatttttagtgaacggttgcagcaaaaaacgatgccggttgtagcaaaaattaatacGGTTatagcaaaaataaaaaaacatcgACTGTAACGAAAAATTTAACGaactagagttgcaaccaaacgtatatgcaattTTTTTACTGAACAAATGTAGTAAAAAAAAACAATTACAACAAACATGACGCTCGTTGCaaccatttaaaaaaaatatattgCATGCTCAGTCAACAGACGTGGGCTGCCCGTGCGCACCGGCCAAACACCGGATGGAAGGGTTTCCCTTATTTTCCTGCCGAACCCACTGATCGGTGTGGCATGTGCGAGCAAGCGCCCTTCCCATTTGCTCCAGGGACTCTCCTGACGACGCGATTGGCTAGGCATGAACAGTCCCCTGATGACGTGGACAATGCGAAAGAAGTCCCTTGATACGTAATTTATTGTGTTTGATTGATGGTTATGAGTTCGTTCAGATTTTATGTTTGATGTAATTTCGGACGAGATTCCAAACTTTTAAGTTTTAAAGTTGAACAAAACTATTAAGTTACTAACCCCAGCCTGTTAGGAGATTAGAACTAAGGTACAGCTTCTGTAGCTCCACGAGGTTGCCGATGCCCGGTGATATCACGCCGGAGATGCGGTTGCTCGCGAGATTTAGCACCTGGAGTTGCTTCCGGAGGCGCCCATGGAGCTCGGCATCGCGCCGGCGagcttgttgccatcgaggaagaTTTCTATCAAGGCGTCGCAGCTCGTGAGATTGTCCAGGAACTCCCAGCCGCCGGCGTCGGTCGCCGTAAGCTGGTTGTTGGACAGGTGCAGCGACTGCGGACAGAGCTTGCCGATCTCCGGCGGCACCTGGCCGGTGAAGCAGTTGTTGGCCAGACTGAGGAACTGCAGCTGGGTGGCGTTGGCGAGGGTCGCCGGGATGCGCCCGGTGAGGCGGTTGCCGCCGAGCGAGAGGTAGAAGAGGTTCGGCCAGCCCGCGCCTGTATCCGGCGGGAGCTCGCCATGGAACGCGTTATTGGCGAGGGCGAGGGCCTGCAGCGACGACAAGTTGAAGAAGCCGGGCGGGATCCCGCCGGAGAGGCGGTTCTGGTTCACGGTGAAGAACTGGAGATTCGGGAGGCTCGCGAGGCCCTCGGGGATTTCGCCTTCGAACAGGTTCTCGTCGAGATAGAGATGCTCGACCGTCGTAAGGTTTGCGAGCGACGGCGGGATGCGGCCGGAGAGCGAGTTCTTGGTCAGCCGCAGAATGGCCAGCTTCGGCATGGCGCCGAGCCAGGCGGGGACCCCGCCGGTGAGGTTGTTGGCGTTGAGGTACGCGGTGGTGAGGTTCCCGAGGCCGCGGAGCGCGGCGGGTATCCCGCCGGTGAAGGCGTTGTCGCAGAGGCTGAGCCACTCGAGGCGCCCGAGCCGGCCAAGGCTCGCCGGGATGGCGCCGGAGAATGCGTTATCGGTGAGGTTGAGAAGCTCGAGGTGCGCGAGGTCGGCGATGGCCGGGGAGAGCATGCCGGCGAGGCGACGCGAGCCGACGTCCAGGGTGGTGACGCGCCCCGCGGGGCTGCAGTTCACCCCGGCCCACCGGCAGAAGCCCGTGTCGTTGTTCCACGACCGGAGCGCGCCCGTCGGGTCGGACGTCACGCCGGCCTTGAACGCCAGCAGCGCGTCCCGGTCggtgcccgccgccgccgctacaCAGGACAGCAGGAGCAGAGCCACCGATGCAGCCGCTGGCCTCGCCATGGTCGTGGAATGCCGATCAGGTTCGCATGGGCATGGTCTGAATAAATGGGGAGCTCGAGTGATCAAGTGGCGGCTAACTCATGCATACAGGTGAGGTATGTGCATGGAGCATGGTCAAAGGGTGAGCAATGCTATACCTACGTAAGGGTAATCCGTTGTGCAAGTGAGACCGAGTACACAGTCAGGTGGGTACCGCTGATGGTGCTACGATCGTCAATGGAAGAAATGAGTGCACTGACTTCTTCTTTGTGCTCGTAGCAGCCGGGTCAACAGACCACGACAGGTTGTTAGTATACTTTTATTTATATTCTGTTAATCAACTATTTCGACATGGTATGGGCGATTCAATTAGTAATGATCGTGACAGGACATCGTTAGGCACTTGGTTGGGATTATTTCGACATGATTGCCGGTGCAAAGTGGCTGCTAACCTAGTTTTTATTTCTGTCTTGGAATGTCAGCTGGAATAATTGTCGATGGAACTAATTTTCAGTCTTGCTAACTACTTTTTCCTCGTGCTAATCCTCCCGCAATTAGAATACCGTTTCTTTTAACCCTGATAAGTGCCACGCATGTGGCACAATCACATGATAACTCCGAACATTTTTCATGACAAATATAATTGTTAAACATGATAAAAAATCGAgatgacaagtttcatatttttgtgtttttttagGATAACTTTAGTTGTAAAAAACTTCAGGACTGGAATGCTTCATGCGTTATGTGTGCCACTTATCATTTTTTTTCCTCGATCGATTTTTCCCATATATGTGGTCTCAAGGTCAGACAAGGATACTCTCATGCGTCTGGCCCCAAGGTCAGCCAGGGACGCCGCGGCCAGTCACGAAAATGTGTCGCCTTGAGCAAGCTGGAACCGTCGATGATGCACTAATAACGACCTAAACAAAGGCAAGATAGGAGCTTGACTCTTCGGGTAAAAGGGAGCCGATGGAAGAGATCCTGGATGGTCAGGGCTGATGGAGGCTTAAGAAGGGTGAGGGAGCCGGCGAAATAGATCATGGATTGTCGGGGTAGATGGAGCCTCAAGAAGGGTAGGGGAGCAAGGCGGCATATGGCAGCGCTCACCACTAGAGGGAGGCTCGGCAATGCATGAGAGCATCTCCAGTCGCCCCCCAGGATACCCTCCAGGACAACTTTTTTAGGTTCGGTATTAGGCTCAGGGACGCTTTTTGGTCGAAAAACGGCCCAGCCACACCCCCAGCGCCCCCAGGACGTCAAAATAGCGTCGGCATACCCAGGCAAAACCCGGCGCGCTGGACGGCTTTTGCGAACGCCGACGGATGTTTTGGCGATTCACGTCTCCGTACGTGTCCTTTTTGTTGGCCCACTTCAACAattccctcacaaacttttcattCAGATGGGGTGTGACTAGGAGGATGCATCCCTGTTATCGTCCGATTAAGCATTTGACCCTCTAAGACACTGATTTTTTTTTGATTCGGTGGCGTACTTGGGGTTCCAAGATGCTATGAGGAGATGGAAGAAGGGAACTGCGAGCTGGAAGCTAATCAACCGAAAATGCCATCGCAGTTGGGAGGAAGAAAACGATAAGGCAATAATCCAATGGTTCATATAGAATGTACATAAACAGTTTTTCTTTGAAGTTAACCGATTTATGATTTATATGCAGCCCCAATTGTAATGTCATTTTTTTCACAGCAACAACAATACTCAgttttattttttgcaaaaaaacCAAAGGCCATATAAAAGAACTTTGCCATTTTGGACCCACCACAAAATTGGCAAAACTCCACAGTTTTCTGACATAAAAATGGATAAAAAAGATAAAACTGGGGCACCCAGGTACGGAGACACCGAGTTCCTCGGGCCTGCATTTTCTTTTGGCTTCCGATTTCAAACTTTTATATCTTCCAAAAAATGTTCAAATTAAAATTTATCATAATATTCATGTTTGTCATGACGAGGGCTTTTAATTAAGATCCCTTTCAAATATATGTTGACGACTTTTAATAAAATGGCTAAGTTTTAGCTATTGAACCTTAGTACAAACGACATTGGTGCCTAATCTGGACTCCCCGCTCCCGCTCCTACTCCCCGTCCTGCTAGGGTTCCCTCCTCAACCCCCGCCGCTGTCGGCCGCCCTCGCCCTCCAGCCGTTGGTCGCGCTCGCCCGGAGCTCTCCCCTTCCCTTTCCAGATCCCGCCCTAGCGCCGCCTACCTGGGAAGCAGCTGGGACGGCACGAGCTCCTTCCTCTATcggccccttccttcccttcccccaCTTGCCGCCGTCGGTGGGCGCCCCCGGCCCTGGCCCGGGTGGTGTCAGCGGCGACGGGCTCTCCTTTCCCTGCGCACGCGTTTTCCCTTCCTGGGGCAAGGGCGGCGGCGGTGCAGCTCAACTAGGCAGCGGTCCCACGCCCTGGCAGCGGGTGAGGTGGCGGCGCTGCTCCTTGGCGGCGGGGTGGTCGGCGGCACGCCCTTGGCCAAtatgtgggccctacgggccccataTGGGTCCTAGCGGGCCGGCAATCGGCATGGCTTTGATGTCTTCTGCGTGGTGGGGAGGAAGAGCAGCTTGGACAGGGGGCGACGGCGTTGATGGTGTGGCTGTTGCGGGACGATGACGGGAGCTTTACGGGCTATGAGATCCCGACCGGGTCTGGTGTGCTCCTGCTATTGCGTTCGGTCGGCTAAAGTCATTGACAGTGGAGGTTGAGCCCTCCCGCGTGCCGACAGTGCTGCTGTTCCTAGTCTTGGTTCCTTTTCGTCGCTGTGCTGGGCTCACCTTGCAGTGTCGTGGTGAGACGGCGCCGGGGCTTCAAGACCGTGTGTGGCACAGGCTGGTGGTCGGTTTGGTGGCAAGCTCCGGAGCGCCCGAGGTGCGGGTTAGGatcggggaaacccctgtcggcaCGGCCGACATCGACGCGATAACACCTTTGGGTGCCGTCGAACCTTCGTGGAGGGCGTCGGGGGCTTCCCTGCCGCGCGCTTCATCGCTTACAGGTGGAAACCCTTGGCAGCATCGTAATCGTCGTagtccttcttgaaggtgttgattggtaccggTGTTTCAGAGTCGtggagcttggtgggagatcCCTGATGGGTGCAGCGTCCGCGAGGCTTCCTCGTTTTTGTCGATCCACCGGTGTCGGTATTTGTTTTTTTTAACTTGTTTGGACCTGACTATGCTGGTTTCGCCCAGCACCTATCAATGAATGTTTGAgctggttgctttgtaatacaaaacAGAAAAACCTTTTTTCGTGTACAAACGATCATTAAAATCGCATTTTCAGTGCCTACGACCGGCCTAAAGTTTCGACTCTAAAACTTGATATGAGTAAGCCAAAAAATAATGAATTTCAAATGCAAAAATCAAGTTTCAACGGTTAAAACTTAAAACTTAGGATACCTTCATACGGTTCTAACTATTTCACGAATCACGAGCCAATCAAATGGCCAGGCAAGACTGCGTAGGTGCGTGCCCTGCAAATTTCCGGCGAAAAAACAGCAAGATGAGCCTTGGCCAAAGATATTTCACGCCTCAGCAAGGCCAACGTCGCCCAGTGGCGAAGCCAGCAATCTGGCAAGGTTTGGCTGCCGCCACACCTAACATATCCATGTACATTAGGTTTATGCAGTAATTAATTAATGATTTGAGTCAAGCTATGTATATTAGTAACTCTGCCACACCAATAAAAAGTTTCTGCACTCGCCGGTGCGTGCCGTTCGACGCAACTGCAGGAGGACAAACCACGGCACCGTCGCAAGCACTGGCGCCACCGTTTGTTCTGCATGGTAACAGGACGGTGCCGTGATGCCGTGATGGACTAAAACGGGACACGTCCCTGTCCCTCTCTATCTACGATCGACGAACAAGCATACGTTGATACGTAGTCCTACCGAGTAATCCATTGCTCTGCTTACGACTTCCTGCACACTGACGCTGACAGAAACCAAAACTGACATTGATTAGTCTTCTTTGCTCTGATAATGACACGACCCAAGTGACCATGACCACCCGTCTGTTGCTCAAGCGAAGACCGGCTCTGCGTGACAGCATGGGTGCTTTGTACCACGTAGCACGTACCAGCATGAGTATACTACTACGGCTGTCTGCTGCTAATTGCGTGTATGGTCCGTCCGCCCACGCGTGCACTGACTTTTTCTTTAGGATCTTGGCCGGGGTGTTCATTGCTTGTTTTGCCGCTCGATTAGTCACACTCTTAGCTCAGCGCCAGCTCCTCGTCGTCTTGGCCCCGCCAGTGTTGGTTAGGGATAATAATTCTCTTCCTTCAACTTGACAGCCACGGATTCTAGAGCTGACGATTATATGTACAAGGTTAGCAAATGCTAGAACAATGGCCTAACAATGTAATGAGTGTAGAGTTAGGAATTGACCGCGTAACGATGTtgcttatgtatccacacatatatctgAGTTTTCGGtcaaacaattataacatggacaatagacgattatcatcaaCAAAAAATATGATATtagccaatttattattgcctctagggcatattttcaacagtttttcacttgcactagagtcaataatctagttcacattgtCATGTGATTACCATCCAACGAATTCTGGGATTTTATCTTATTTTGCCTGTGAGAGAGGttctagtcaatgggtctgcaatattcagatccatgtgtacattcaaatccttatgacatactgtagatgctgctaTCATGCcccacttgaagctattcgaaatgACCACTCCACTATACGTATCCGGTTGGCTACTCAGAGTCATtcagatcggtgtcaaagcttgcactgATGTAACCCTTCACGACtaactctttatcacctccataaccgagaaacaTTCATTAGTGCTCTTTAGGtacctaaggataattttgaccgctgtcgagtgatccaatcctggatcactcttgtaccctctTGCAAGACTCATGGCAACGCACACATCAGATGCGGTGCACATGATGGCATACGGTATAGAGCCTATGGATGAGGTATaggagacgaccttcgtcctttctctttcttcttctgtggtctagctttgagtcttactcaacttcataccTTACAATACAGACAAGAACTACTTATgtaactgatccattttgaacacattcaaaatcttatcaaggtatgtgctctgtgaaagtgtTATCGAGCATCTTGACCTATCTCTAGAGATCTTGATACCCAATATTTAAGCAGCTTTGCCcatgtcttcctttgaaaaactcctttcaagtaaccttttatgctttccagaaattctacatcattaccaatcaatagtatgtcatccacatatacttatcagaaatgctATAGTGCTCACACCCActctcttgtaaatacaagtttcttcataaactttgtataaacccgaaagctttgatcaccttatcaaagcgcatattccaactccgaaatgcttgcaccagtccatagaaggatcactggagctcgcatgccttttagcatccttaggatcgacaaaaacttctggttgtatcacatacaacctttccttaaggtAACCGTTAATgggacaatgttttgacatccatctgccaaatttcataatcaaaaaatgcaacaactgctatcgtaattccaacagactttagcattgctacgggtgagaaagtctcatctagTCAACTTagtgaacttgttggaaacctctttgcgacaagtcgagctttataaatggtgacaTTACCATAAGTATATGTCTTCTTCTCAAAGATCAAGTTGTACTTAATGGCCTGACGGTCATTGGGCAAgtctaccaaagtccatacttggttttcatacatggatcctatctcgtatttcatggtCTTAACCACTTGTCGGAATATGGGCCCATCATCGCTTACTCAtaattcgtaggctcattgttgtctaacaacatgagttACAAGACATGATCACCGTACCACTCAAGGCAGTAagtgttgtaagtgcatctagtgccccttagtgattttggtggtttgaagacttataggttaagtatctaatgtgtttgtgagtgtacacatgatctataagtcattgaggagtttgagatatttgaagaatatcgacccctaaaaatgtatgtcttcagttgaagaaattggtctgaagctgaagaaatgaatcgcgaggaatatgcgatgaaattgataatgcgatgaaattgatattcctcatgaagatactgatattgagaagtccggtgtgtcctgaagaaaatcactctgaagaatttgaagcatgaagacttacactttctgttttattttcttcgcatttgagtaataggaacaccgtactgttaaagggggtcgaagttacacaatggaatgaatttcctcatgatgctcaacccaagcctaaatcctaccaaaagcctcaagtgaggaatacgagtgacatgaggactctcacagttgagggtcccgaccgtttcgatagccacgccaagtcattggtcttatccattccaacggtcatattatttaatggcattagtgtcaaatcatgtcgggatgctcccaggctataaatagccaccccccacaaccaccagCTGGTTGGACGCTCcgatagaaactgacacttgtcataagagcaacccaattcctcagagccttcgagagtaattcatcagtgaggacatacaccatacaccgaaaccacaaaccaaacctagtgtttgagcatcactgaagaagttgttcctgtgtgggactgaagccttttacctttgaggactgtgcatcttccagacggttaggcgtcatggtctagagctttccagcagtcaattgtggatcgccgggtgaccaagtttgtgagggtttggaagtctgccctgaagacttaccacgagtgttgggcgaggactgtgtgtccttagctcaaggagaatacggtagggactgtgtgtccgaggactgtgtgtcttttggtttcaataccaagccgctccaaaccagatgtacgactgtcacaacagttggaactgggtcatcaacgattgtcttcactgagaaacgggttctaattcctcaactccttactttcctcgtattatgtgttgatgactttcactgcgactgtttgaagaatttgctgaagactttctctgaattttctcaaccccaaattcttcacgtcagttaatcctcatctgtattctgcatgcctgctcactgtgcaatctgttttcacattcttcactctgaaaaactgctgttgtgaaactttgcacttctgatcctttactgtttccgctgtaagttagtcatcagtgaggaatttcctcaaaaggaatttcctcagtgatgaaattctgaaaatctcctattcacccccctctagtcgatataacgcactttcaattggtatcagagcaaggtactcccttgttctgtgtgattttggtttaaccacctggagttttagttatgtcgactgcaggcatgtttaaggtgactgcagcatgtcctacctacgaaggaaagaactttcccttctggaagaacaaaatgcaaatgcatctacaagctattgataattatctctggtatattgtggaacatggcgtccccatcatctctgctagtgtccttgctgctgatgtgaagaaattcaagcaactcgattctcaagcgaagaatatcatctgtggtcatctaagtccaggccagtttggaagaataagtgctttgggctctgcaacactgatctgggagagactgtgcaaggtaaatgaaggagtatcaacccagcgtgactctcgtgttgatattcttcgcaatctcttcaatcgcttcaagagacatgacaatgaaagctgccaagatacctttgatcgcctcactgacatatcaaatgaactgcaagcactgggagctcgagacatcactgatcacgaagttgtgaacaaactgctgagatctttggattcttcatttgatactttagttcccatgattcaagaaagaccagactacaagatgcttgatccagctgatatacttgaaaggctaaatactcatgaattccagctagaagaaaagagagatctatatggaccaagctattccagaccacgtgcactgaaggctagagcaatttcctcatctgaagaagaagacacagatgacatcatttgtgaccctgaagaatttggacaggagcttgcaatgctcgtgaggaaattccagagatttacacgacgtggccagttcggtaaatcttcaagaagagacatgaggaaatcagaatcttcatctgaggactacaagaaacgaacgtgccacaagtgcaagaaatcaggtcattacattgctgattgtccccgttggggaaaggaatcaaagaagaagaaatataaggatgacagttctgatgactctaagaagaagaagaaatcttcaaaatcctcatcttcaaagccctcatcgcacaagaagactagtttcagaaaggctcgggcacttattggcaaggaaatggactcccgaggcagaatcagaggaatgtgatgaagaagagggttctgatgaagactcagaatccggacaggctagtcttgcactggcaaccactttcgtcagcaagtcaatcttcaatcttgaagaaaatgattgcaccatccatactgatgactatgatcATGACTTCGcttcaacctattgcttcatggcaaaaggttcaaaggtaccaaataatgcctcctcctctgattcaagtgactgtgaacctaatgattataagaaactcaGTTACAGTAAGCTTTctatcattgcaactaaacaacaaactgctctggaaaagcttcagaaactgctagataaaagtgatgatctgttgaatgatgaaatgaaccttacccaaatcctcactgaagatgtgaaaagtcttcagtctagatttgataatcttcaggatcgttatgatacactcctcactgatcatgagaagctttcctatgaatttcttcaaaggaagcttgatcttgagaagctgaggatgtctcatgatgatcttcgtatggaaaatgattcattactagctcaacagatcagcgctggtcaagttgaatttattcctccatgtcttaaatgcattgaacgtgaaactgctaattcctcaccagaatcatcaaatgctaccattgctacaaattcttcaactgcacctgctgtgtctatttcctcacttgaggaaaacacaaatgttactgatgaaaatgcagggtggaaggaattgtacatgacaggcatatacaaaagcctcaaaggacatcaaaccctttgtgatgtgctcaaaaagcaggtcttgaacaggaacccgaggaaagaaggaattgcctttgagaggaaattaaatcctGATGGATCTTGTTggtaacctgagcagtatcccaaaacctcatgggttgctgctactgggcctccttttgatccatctaatctaactggcttttcatgtgaattatcctattcctcagatgagtcatttgactccaactataaactgttcaaaaatcaatctggtgaagtatttgctcgatatgttggaactaactgcaggaatggccctcctctgaggaaaatctgggttcccaaaagctgtcttgaaaaaattcaggtgaatgttctcatgacaccaccactgaagaatctgaatcccagatcaaattcctcaggtggaccaaagtcttcaagagtatcaaaatcctcaactggtcaaaactatgctcgtacccgtgc harbors:
- the LOC123410168 gene encoding LRR receptor-like serine/threonine-protein kinase EFR, which encodes MARPAAASVALLLLSCVAAAAGTDRDALLAFKAGVTSDPTGALRSWNNDTGFCRWAGVNCSPAGRVTTLDVGSRRLAGMLSPAIADLAHLELLNLTDNAFSGAIPASLGRLGRLEWLSLCDNAFTGGIPAALRGLGNLTTAYLNANNLTGGVPAWLGAMPKLAILRLTKNSLSGRIPPSLANLTTVEHLYLDENLFEGEIPEGLASLPNLQFFTVNQNRLSGGIPPGFFNLSSLQALALANNAFHGELPPDTGAGWPNLFYLSLGGNRLTGRIPATLANATQLQFLSLANNCFTGQVPPEIGKLCPQSLHLSNNQLTATDAGGWEFLDNLTSCDALIEIFLDGNKLAGAMPSSMGASGSNSRC